Proteins from a genomic interval of Arvicola amphibius chromosome 10, mArvAmp1.2, whole genome shotgun sequence:
- the LOC119824507 gene encoding transmembrane epididymal protein 1A-like, producing the protein MGTLEGHLLPGIGFLIYSVYYSVLTSLALLRGEKALQHPLLPRKLRGHRLFQQVSYEAVTKVVVPTFSIIGEYFYPLGVNRLQMIDWTDPRRPFIFKDNWQHVTMFGFFVLSGVVDMVSQSHLPRWGVKLERAAEALAFYVLVLLMATHIENKNSLEIRVHLLLMVPSFLLAVVLTVEVWIPNNPSIWFLKSWLGIVLSNWMMQLCELYVPPTGQPWRADNPTDLAFLTIFFCWHLALAAGLVIAIYGLCSLWHCYYSSWTKTPGAKYQRCPMEPSEELEKLKTEALAQDGGV; encoded by the coding sequence aTGGGAACCCTTGAGGGCCACCTGCTGCCAGGAATAGGCTTCCTTATCTACTCGGTCTACTACTCGGTGCTAACATCCTTGGCCCTGCTGCGGGGAGAGAAGGCCCTCCAGCACCCACTGCTCCCGAGGAAGCTGCGGGGACACAGGCTGTTTCAGCAGGTATCGTATGAAGCCGTGACGAAGGTGGTTGTCCCCACCTTTAGCATTATTGGTGAATACTTCTACCCCCTCGGGGTCAATCGCCTGCAGATGATAGACTGGACAGACCCCCGGCGGCCATTTATTTTCAAGGACAACTGGCAGCATGTCACCATGTTTGGCTTCTTTGTTCTCAGTGGTGTAGTAGACATGGTGAGTCAGTCACACCTGCCCCGTTGGGGTGTGAAGCTGGAACGAGCGGCCGAAGCGCTGGCCTTCTATGTGCTGGTATTGCTGATGGCAACCCACATCGAGAACAAAAACTCCTTGGAGATTCGAGTGCATCTTCTGTTAATGGTACCCTCCTTCTTGCTTGCTGTGGTGCTCACGGTGGAGGTATGGATCCCCAACAATCCCTCGATCTGGTTCCTCAAGAGCTGGCTGGGAATAGTGTTAAGCAACTGGATGATGCAGCTTTGTGAGCTGTACGTACCTCCCACTGGACAGCCCTGGCGGGCAGACAACCCTACAGACCTTGCCTTCCTAACCATCTTCTTCTGCTGGCACCTGGCCTTGGCGGCTGGACTGGTGATTGCCATCTATGGCCTCTGCAGCCTCTGGCACTGCTACTATTCTTCCTGGACAAAGACTCCTGGTGCTAAGTACCAGCGGTGCCCTATGGAACCCAGCGAAGAATTGGAAAAGCTCAAGACAGAGGCCCTGGCACAGGATGGAGGTGTgtag